A section of the Candidatus Dependentiae bacterium genome encodes:
- a CDS encoding catalase, whose product MDPYKYRPSSAYNTPFCTTNSGAPVWNNTAVMSVGERGPILLEDYQLIEKIATFTRERIPERVVHARGASAKGFFEVTHDISDLTCADFLRAPGVQTPVIVRFSTVIHERGSPETLRDPRGFAVKFYTREGNFDLVGNNFPVFFVRDAMQFPDVIRAFKPNPKSHLQEPWRFLDFCSYHPESLLSFAWFYDDVGIPINYRHMEGFGVQAYSLINKAGKARLVKFHWKPTCGVKSMLEEEAVRIGGTNHSHATQDLYESIAAGNFPEWRLYIQTIDYEDQNNYDFEPLDTTIAWPEDVIPLQPVGRLVLNKNIDNFFAENEMLAFSMSLVPGIHYSDDKMLQARSFAYADTQRHRLGPNYLQLPVNAPKCPHHNNHHEGFMNFMHRDEEVNYFPSRYDPCRHAEKFPMPPNVLSGKRERCVIPKENHNFKQAGDRYRSWAPDRQERFVRRFVEALSDPRVTHEVRNIWISYWTQADRSLGQKIASRVNVRPNI is encoded by the coding sequence ATGGATCCTTACAAGTACCGGCCTTCAAGTGCGTACAACACCCCATTCTGCACGACAAACTCCGGCGCACCAGTATGGAACAACACCGCCGTGATGTCCGTCGGAGAACGAGGCCCAATCCTGTTAGAAGACTATCAACTCATCGAAAAAATCGCGACCTTCACCCGCGAGCGAATCCCCGAGCGAGTAGTCCACGCCCGAGGAGCCAGCGCCAAGGGGTTCTTCGAAGTAACCCACGACATCTCCGACCTAACCTGCGCCGACTTCCTCCGTGCCCCCGGCGTCCAAACCCCCGTCATCGTCCGTTTCTCCACCGTCATCCACGAGCGCGGCAGCCCCGAAACCCTCCGTGACCCCCGTGGATTCGCCGTCAAATTCTACACACGTGAAGGCAACTTCGACTTAGTGGGCAACAACTTCCCCGTATTCTTCGTACGTGACGCAATGCAATTCCCCGACGTCATCCGTGCCTTCAAACCCAACCCAAAATCCCACCTCCAAGAGCCATGGAGATTCCTGGATTTCTGCTCTTACCATCCGGAAAGCCTTCTGTCTTTCGCTTGGTTCTACGATGACGTGGGCATCCCAATCAACTACCGCCACATGGAAGGCTTCGGCGTCCAAGCCTACTCTCTAATCAACAAAGCTGGGAAAGCCCGGCTTGTCAAATTCCATTGGAAACCCACTTGCGGTGTGAAAAGCATGCTGGAGGAGGAAGCTGTTAGGATTGGTGGGACCAACCATAGTCACGCAACTCAGGACTTGTACGAGTCCATTGCGGCTGGGAATTTCCCTGAGTGGAGACTTTATATTCAGACCATTGATTACGAGGACCAAAACAACTATGATTTTGAACCGTTAGATACCACCATCGCTTGGCCTGAGGATGTGATACCGTTGCAGCCGGTGGGACGGTTGGTGTTGAATAAGAATATTGATAACTTCTTTGCGGAGAATGAGATGTTGGCGTTCTCCATGTCGTTGGTGCCTGGGATTCATTACTCGGATGATAAGATGTTGCAAGCTAGGAGTTTTGCTTATGCGGATACACAGAGGCATCGCCTTGGACCTAACTATCTTCAGCTCCCAGTGAATGCTCCTAAATGTCCTCACCATAATAACCACCATGAAGGATTCATGAACTTCATGCATAGAGACGAGGAGGTGAATTACTTCCCTTCAAGATATGATCCTTGTCGCCATGCTGAGAAGTTCCCGATGCCGCCTAATGTGTTGAGCGGCAAAAGAGAAAGGTGTGTGATTCCCAAGGAGAATCATAACTTTAAGCAAGCTGGAGACAGATACCGATCATGGGCACCAGATAGGCAAGAGCGGTTCGTAAGACGGTTTGTGGAAGCGTTATCGGACCCCCGCGTCACACACGAGGTTCGCAACATATGGATCTCGTATTGGACTCAGGCTGACAGGTCATTGGGCCAAAAGATAGCGTCTCGTGTGAATGTGAGGCCAAACATCTAA